ACAGTTAGTTTAACTTCAAACTCTCTAAGAGTAATAGCACAACCAAGAGCTTCAAAAATATGGATAGGGTTTTCTTCATCAGAAGTAATACCATCACCAAAATCCCAACTATACGTTAGGTCTCCTGTTGCTCCAGATACATCGCTTGTAAATTGTATTTCTTCACCAGAACAAGCATTATTATTTGTAAACGTAAAACTAACTGTTGGTGCTACTGTTGGTTTAATAGTGTTTTTAGTACTGCCATAAACGGTTGCAGGTACGTTTGCTAAAAAGTCAACTAGTTTAGTATTGCTTAAATCTGCATAGGTATTTAATAGTACACCACAAATCAATAAAAAAGAGATGTAGTAAATTTTCCTTTTGTGATTAAAGGACAATGGTTTTTTAATTTTCATGCTTGTTTGGTTAAATTCACACATTAAAATCTATAAAATTCGATAAAAAAATAGATAAAATCTATTGTAAGGAGGGATTGCAATTTTTTCTTAAAGGGGTCAAATATAGTAAAATCTATGAATTAACCTTTTTAAAATGAATCCTTTTATTGGTTTTTTTTGTTTTCTTTTTTTTGAAACCTATTTAACTGTATTTTAGTTTGTTAAGTTGTTCTTTTAATTGATTTTAAAATTGATTATAAATTAGTTTTATTTGTCTATTGTTTAAGTTTTATAAATTGATTGAGAAATAGAATGTTGTAAAGTTTTATATTTTTTATCCTAAATAATAGTAGTGAATTTACCTTTTTAGGATATGTTTTGTAAATTTCTATATTTATTAAATTGTTAAAACATTATTATTAAATAAGTAAACAATAATGTTTGCTGATGCTATTTTTTTCTAATAGGTAATATATATAAGTGAAAAAATAGAGATAAATATCCACAGACTTAAAGCCAATAGTATGGGGTTTATTCCTGTTGATTTTAAATCTTGCGTAGAAATTGTTGCTCCCACTAAAAATAAGGTTACTACTAATATTCTTTTAGAGTAGAATACAATTTCATTGGTTACTGTAAAAGGAATTATGTGATAGCTGTTTATAAAAATAGCGAGTACAAAAAGTAAAATAAAATACGGAATTTTAATTTTATCACCTTTTGTTTTAAACAAAAACATTGATAAAATAGATAAAGGAATAATCCAAAGTGTTCTAGATAGTTTAACGGTGGTAGCAATTCTTAGCGCATCATCACCATAACTTAAAGCAGCACCAACAACAGAACTCGTATCGTGTATGGCTATTGCACACCATAAACCGAATTGTTCTTGACTTAAATGTAAAAAATGACCTATTGCAGGAAAAACAAACAAGGCTACAGAATTTAATAAGAAAACTACGCCTAAAGCAACACTTATTGGCTTACTGTCTGCTTTTATTACTGGCGCAATGGCAGCAATGGCGCTTCCTCCGCAAATAGAAGTTCCTGAAGTAATTAAATGCCCTAGTTTTTTATCAATTTTAAATAATTTAGTTAATAACAGCCCTAAACTTACTGTTAAGATAATTGAGAGAAAAGTTAGGCTAAAGGCTTGTTTACTTGTTGTTAATGTTTCTTTAATTAGCATTCCAAAGCCCAAACCTATAACCGCTACTTTTAAAAGGAGGTGAATTGCTTTATAACTTTTTGTTTTAAAGGGGTTTTTAAAAATGATAGCAAATACAAAACCTAGTAATAAAGCTGTTGGGCTATTTATTGATCCAAAGAAAGTGATTATAATAATTAAGAGGAAGATAGTTTTAGGTACTGTAGTTTTCATATCATTACTAATTGTTGATACAAAACTAGGTACTAAGAATAACTATTAAGCAAATTAAATTATTGTTTGATATAACTAAATGTTATGGTTGTTTAAAGTGTACTTTTCAAAGTAATTCATTAAGTTAGATTGATATCCTGTTCTTGATACAAAATAAAACCATCGTTCTATAGATAAATCCTTTACATCAATTATTTTAAGTTTATTATTCATTAAATCATCTGAAATAGCATGAATGGAGATAAAAGCAAAGTTGTCAGAATTTAAAAGATAGTTTTTAATGGCTTCTGTGCTGTTTAAAGTTACAACGGTATTTAGTTTTTTAATTTGATGTTTGTCTAAATGCTCAAATACAATTTCTCTTGTTCCAGAGCCCATTTCTCGCATAATAAATGGCACTTCTTGCAGTGTTTCTAGATTGATAATTCCTTTTTTAAAAGTATTGTTTTTAGTATTGGTAACCAAAACAATTTCATCCTTTACAAACTTATTAAATTGTAGTTTTCGGTTGGTGTTTTTACCTTCTATAATTCCGAAATTTAGTTTTTGGTTTAAGATAAGTTCTTCAATATCATCAGAATTTCCGGCAGTAATTTCGAATTTTGTTTTTGGAAATTGTACTCTAAATTTTGCAATTATTTTTGGCATTATATAATTTGCCAACGTTGTGCTAACACCAAAGTTTATTAAATCTGGATAGGTTTCATTTTTATGCAAAAATTGATTTTCCATTTCGGCATAAATTTCTAAAATTTTATTAGTGTAAATTAAAAAAGCCTTTCCTTCATTTGTTAATTCTATGGAGTTTCTTTTTCTTAAAAATAAGGTGGTTTTATAGGTTTCTTCTAAATTTCGAATAGATTTAGAAATGGCAGGCTGAGAGATAAATAATTGTTCTGCAGCTTTTGTAAAACTTAGATGGTTTGCAACCGTTTTAAAAATAAGAAGTTTTGTTTTCATTAACTATTTTAGGTCTAAAAATAAGCACTAACCAATAATTTTATTGGGTGTTTTAGGGTCTAAAGATACGTGTAATCTTATTTTATAGGATGCTTTTATTGTAGTTTTTACAGGTAAGTTGTTATCAATATTTTTTTTAGAATGGTATGTTGCAAAAAAAACTCGATACTAAATTTAGTATCGAGTTTTAAATTTATTTTAGAAATTTGCTCCGGGAGATTCTGGAACAGAGGAAGCTTGCGCTTTTTGAGGGCTTAAGATCATGTAAGTACCTAAAGCTGTTAAAGCAGCGTATTTACCATATTTACCTATTTCTTTTAAAGCTTCTTTTCTATCTATTTTTTTATTGTCTTTAATATTCATGATGATGATTAATAGTTAGTTTATAATTATTTTTTTAGAAACCGATTTTCCTTCAGAAGTAACTTTTACAAGATATACTCCTCTAGAAAAACCATTTAAATCTACGGGACTAAATTTGTTAGAAGTTTGGTTTTGATTAAAAATACGTTTACCGTTAATGTCAAATAAATCAATTTTTAGATGACCAGTTGTTCCGTTAATTTGTAATAAATTATTTGTATTATAAATTTCAATTTTTGTTACATCACTTGTAGCAACACTTAATACTTTTGTAGAAAAGTGTGCGTAAAAACGACCAAAACCACTTGTATCACTAGCTAAAGTTAATGTGTAGTTTTTAGTTTCACTTAACTCGTAAGTATTACCGGTTTCTTTGTCTTCTAAAAAGATTTTCATTCCATCAGGTAAATTACTATTTAATGCAGAAAAAGTAATTTTTTCGTTGGCTTTACCTTTTAGATTTAAAGGAATCACTTGGTTTTCATAATCATCACTTGGTATAGATTGAAGTGTATAATCTTTATTAGAAGAGTTGTCTAATAATTTTGTTGTTAAATCAAATTCTGAAGAATTAAAATTGATAATATCTTTTCCAGCATCAAAACCTATTGTTGCTTCTTTAGAAAATATAATATCTGTATTTACCTTTAATTGTCCATTTGAAATAAATAATTTAACATAAGGTTTTGTTTCAGAACTTTTATTAAAAACAGAGTTCCCTGTAAGTGATGATTTGGTGCCTATATATTGATTATTAAAAGCAACCATTTCATCAGTACCAGAAGCTTTCATTTTTATAAAAAATCCTTGACCAGGAGCTAATACTTTAGCTTCAATAGATTCATCTGAATATGAAACATATTTACCTTGGTTATTGTCCCAAACATACACAGAAGGTGCGTCAGATGCTAGTTTAGAGGTGTTTTCTGTTACAAAATCTCCAGAAGTTCCCTTGTTTGCTGGGTAATAGGCTGTAAAAGGATTACCTACTGCCACCCATTTATCATGCGTAGCATTTACGTTTAAAGAGCTTGTTTGTATGGTACCTGTAAAGTTGACTTCCCCATCGGTATTTCTAGATATAGAGTATCCAGCACCTTTTTCAAACTCTACGTCTGTAGCAACGTTTACGTCAAAATATTCCCATTTTTCACCAGTTGCATTTGCGTCATTATATTTAGCAATTGCAAATCTATTTGGATCAGTACCTGTATTTGTGTTTTTTCTGATGTCGTTATCAACTTTTTCAGCAAAATCTTTTATAGCTTGTCCTGCAACAGGAGGAGTAACAAGACTCCATTTTGATGCTAATAAACCACCTCTAACATAAGTAATATTACCTGTACTGTTTCCTTTTACAATTAAGGTTCCACTATCCGTTGCATCAGAATAGATATTTACACCACTATTTGCAGAATTAGAATCAAAATTATTTTCAATGGTTAAATCGGCATTTTTTTCAATATATAAAAAACCATTATCGGCAATTTCTACAGATTTTGCAACTGCACCGTTAAAATCTAATGTTACTTCTTCGCCTGCTTTTATAAAAACATCATCTGTAGTTGTAGGTAAAGTTTTACCTTCCCAACTAGTTACGTCTGACCAATATACGTTTTCAGGAGTGGTGTTGTCAAAGTATTTTTGATCATCATATACCCACATTCCTCTACCAAAAGTACCTATATAAACGTTTCCATTATTTTTGCTAACTTTAATGTCAGTAACTATAACGTTTGGTAAACCTGTGCCTAGTTTTTTCCAACTTGTTGTACTATTGTCTGTATAGTATAAGCCTAACTCTGTAGCTACGTATATAGTTTCATTATTTTTATTAGGATCTAAAATAATTTTTTTCATAATGATGTTATCCATATCACCACTAATATTGGTCCAAGTATCACCATTATTTGTACTTTTATAGACTTTATTACCAGCACTGTAACTAGAGGCTGTTGCGTAAACTACGTTTGTATTTGGTACTGCATATACACTGTTTATTTTTACACCAGCAGGACTTGCTATTGTAGTCCAATTAACACCATCGTCTATACTTCTTCTAAGTGTAGACTCATCAGAGATGTTTCCAATTGCAAAGATTCTAATAACCGAATTGTTAAGAGAAACATCTAAAAAAGAAGTTTGTGTTAATCCCGAGTTAAGCGCTGTAAAAGTATCAGAAACTCCGGCATTATATTCAAGGTCAACACTACCTCCTTTATCTGTAGATTTTTTTACATCTCCATGACCTACATAAACAATATTTGCATTTGTTGGGTGCAAGGCGAGAGGTGAAATAAATTCTGCATTTGCTGCATCAGACCTAAGAATTTTGATAGCAGAATCATACCCATTTGCATATCCATTATTAGTTCTATTTAATTGGCCACTTGTACCTCCTAAATATCTAATAGTAGGATCTACAATATCTATAGCTGTTCCTGTTCCATCACCTGCTACAGCGGCAACCCATTGCTGCTTTCCGTCTTTCCATACTTTAGAAAAACCATCATTATCTTGGTTTGCCATCATGTAATCGTCGCCATTTAAACCATGTGTGATGGCAATATTATAGATTTGCGTAATAATTAACCCACTAGAAATGTCTGGAAAATCTTCATCAGAAGTTGGTGAAAAAGATCCCATTCTAAGACCTGCATCATTTCCGTTAATAATATGAGAATCATCGGTAAATAATAAAAAGTGATGATCTGCATGTACATGAATTTGACCACTAGGTAGTGGATTAGAATATGCATTTAAAATAGGAGTAAAATTATCTCCGTTATCTGTAGATTTCCATCCTTGTACACCACCCACCATTAAGTTGTTTGCGTTTGTAGGCGAAATAGCGATACATTGTATGTATCCATCTTGAGAATTAAATGGGGTAGGTGTGCCATTAATATCTGCTGTTACATCTGTAGATTTAATTAAATCTGCAGCATCTTCCGTAAAGGCAAAACGATATTTTTGAAAAGTACCATCTTGATTTATTCCGTAAAAATGATCATTATCTGCGGGTGTTGCAGTAATTCTTAATATTTTTTGATTGTTACCACCTTGATAAACATCATGTAGTTTAAAACTGTTACCACCATTAGTTGAGTAATAAATACCACCATAATAATCTGAAACAACTATTTTATTTCCATCATTTGGGTCAAAAACCATTGATTGGAATTTTTCTTGAAATGGACTAAAAGTATAGCTAACAGGAATATTTGACCAATTAGCTGCACTATCTGTAGATCTTTTAATTTCCTCATTTGTTAAAGCAAAGATAGTTGTAGAAACTATTGCTCCAGCAGGAGTTCTTCCAAAAGAAATATCTCTAATGTATTCGTTTTGAGATAATGAAAAAGTAAGACCCGTTGGTGCCCAAGTTTCTCCGGCATCTGTAGATTTAAATAAACCAATAGAACTAATGTAAGAACTATCTCTATCTCCCGTTGCCATATATAAAATATCTGTATTATTTGGGTCTAATAAGATATCTGTAACTCCCAAACCTGCTAAATGATCTGTTTTTGGAGTCCAAGTAGCACCAGCATCTGTAGTTTTCCATAATCCACCAGAAGTTGTACCGATATACATTATATCAGAATTTCCTGGGTCTACAACCACAACATCAACTCTACCTGGGCCTGGGTAATCAAAATTACCGTTTTTATTTACAATGGCAGTTGGACCTATTTGTGTCCAAGGTTTTGTAGTAGAAGAAGATCTAGCTTGTGTTTTGGTGTTGTTTTCTAATAAGTTTAAGTATTCTTCTTTATTAACTTGTTTTTGTGGAAAAGTTCCATCTGGGTTTATTCTATCTTTCCAAATCCAAACCCAACGTTCAAATAATTTCTTTTCTTTTTTGTCTAAAATAGTTTCTACACTTTTCGAATGTAATTTTTTATTTATAAATTGTTGCCTAGTCTTTTTTACTATTTCGTAAAAATTACTATTTTCCTTTAGTGCTTCTTTTTTATAATTTATTGTTTGCGCATTTAATTGTGCGCAAACAAAAAGCAATAATGTAAAATAAACGATGTGTAATAATTTTTTCATGTTCTTTTTATATTGAGAATGTGTTATATACAAATGTATTATTTTTTTAAATTCAAAGACTATTGTAGAAATAAATAGCACTACGCATAAACTACTCAATTAATATTTTTCTTTTACTAGCCTGTGTTTATGACTTTTTTTTAAAATTAAAAAGAGGTGTATGTTTTAAACGGGAATGTTATAAGTAATTATAGCTTGTCTTTTATTTTTGCTTTTGTATTTTTGTTTTAGTGTGATTTTTTTTAATAGTTTTAATATATTTTTTGTGTCAAAATTTTTCCGATTCTTTTTTAAGTTATCCATCTTTTTTTTTAGTGTGTTTTTTTATACGCAAGAAGCTACAGAAAAATATTTAAAATATTTAGATGCTGCCAACACTAGTGTAGATAATTCACCTAAAATAGCAGAGAAATTTTTAGATTCAATCCCTAAGCCTTTAGAAAGTTCTATTAATGGTAGAATAGCAGAGTATTATCACCTAAAGGCTGTTTTAAGTAGTTATTTAAGTCGTCAGGCAGAAATTTATCATTATAATATTCTTTGTCTAAAATATGCGGAAAAAGAAAAAAACTATGATCTAGCTGGGGCGGCAAGTATGGAGTTGTTTTATAACATGTACATTGTAAAAAAGGACACCACTGCTTTAAATTATTTAAAAAAATCGGAGAAATATTACACTATAGACAATAATAAATTGGGCCTTGTAGATGTTATGCAAATGCAGGCATATATTAAATTTTATAATAAAAAATATGAAGAAAGTAACCTTCTAATTCTTCCTAAGTTAGCTTATTATAAGTCTATAAAAGAAGATTCTTTTTATTATATGTATGCGCTTTTTATACTTACCTCTAATTATATCTATTTAAAAGATGAGGAGAATGTTAATAGATATTATAACCATTTTAAAGAGCTAGAAAAAGACACTACAATATCAACTTTATTATATAAAATTCATGATGTTTCGTTAAATATTAGTCTTACAGAAATGTGTTTAAATAATAAGCAATTAGATTCGGTTTCTTTTTATTTAGCTAAAGTAGATCGTATGCATAGTGCTATGAACAACTCTGATAAAGAAAATCATTTTAAGAACTATGTTGCCTATTTTGATGCATTGAACGATGAAAAGAGTAAAAATAATTATTTAGATTCTCTTAAATTTCTTCATGAAAACCTTATCAAAGAAAATATAGATGCTAGTTTTAGTATTAATGAGTCTTTTCTTGAAAGCACAAAAATTTTAGAGGCTGAAACAGCTAAAAAGGATGTTAATAGAAATTGGATTATCTTTTTAGTGAGTTTACTAGTTGGTATTTTAACTTTTGTGATTGTGAAGTATAAAAGTGTAAAAAAGATGCTTTTAGATTTATCTAAACGAACAAATGAATATTCCTTTCTTCAAAATAACCACGATAAATTAAAATTAAAAGTTAAAGGTTTAGAAAATTATATTGCCGAGTTAAAAAAAGAAATTAAGACTATTTCATCCATTACAAATATTGATGATCAAAAAAGTAGGATTAAAGAGTTACATAAAGAAATTCATCATAGTTCGTCTGTTTTATTAGATAAAGGAGAAGATCATTTAGATTTAATAAATAATCTTAATGTAG
The nucleotide sequence above comes from Polaribacter butkevichii. Encoded proteins:
- a CDS encoding YeiH family protein; translated protein: MKTTVPKTIFLLIIIITFFGSINSPTALLLGFVFAIIFKNPFKTKSYKAIHLLLKVAVIGLGFGMLIKETLTTSKQAFSLTFLSIILTVSLGLLLTKLFKIDKKLGHLITSGTSICGGSAIAAIAPVIKADSKPISVALGVVFLLNSVALFVFPAIGHFLHLSQEQFGLWCAIAIHDTSSVVGAALSYGDDALRIATTVKLSRTLWIIPLSILSMFLFKTKGDKIKIPYFILLFVLAIFINSYHIIPFTVTNEIVFYSKRILVVTLFLVGATISTQDLKSTGINPILLALSLWIFISIFSLIYITY
- a CDS encoding LysR family transcriptional regulator; this translates as MKTKLLIFKTVANHLSFTKAAEQLFISQPAISKSIRNLEETYKTTLFLRKRNSIELTNEGKAFLIYTNKILEIYAEMENQFLHKNETYPDLINFGVSTTLANYIMPKIIAKFRVQFPKTKFEITAGNSDDIEELILNQKLNFGIIEGKNTNRKLQFNKFVKDEIVLVTNTKNNTFKKGIINLETLQEVPFIMREMGSGTREIVFEHLDKHQIKKLNTVVTLNSTEAIKNYLLNSDNFAFISIHAISDDLMNNKLKIIDVKDLSIERWFYFVSRTGYQSNLMNYFEKYTLNNHNI
- a CDS encoding T9SS type A sorting domain-containing protein, with amino-acid sequence MKKLLHIVYFTLLLFVCAQLNAQTINYKKEALKENSNFYEIVKKTRQQFINKKLHSKSVETILDKKEKKLFERWVWIWKDRINPDGTFPQKQVNKEEYLNLLENNTKTQARSSSTTKPWTQIGPTAIVNKNGNFDYPGPGRVDVVVVDPGNSDIMYIGTTSGGLWKTTDAGATWTPKTDHLAGLGVTDILLDPNNTDILYMATGDRDSSYISSIGLFKSTDAGETWAPTGLTFSLSQNEYIRDISFGRTPAGAIVSTTIFALTNEEIKRSTDSAANWSNIPVSYTFSPFQEKFQSMVFDPNDGNKIVVSDYYGGIYYSTNGGNSFKLHDVYQGGNNQKILRITATPADNDHFYGINQDGTFQKYRFAFTEDAADLIKSTDVTADINGTPTPFNSQDGYIQCIAISPTNANNLMVGGVQGWKSTDNGDNFTPILNAYSNPLPSGQIHVHADHHFLLFTDDSHIINGNDAGLRMGSFSPTSDEDFPDISSGLIITQIYNIAITHGLNGDDYMMANQDNDGFSKVWKDGKQQWVAAVAGDGTGTAIDIVDPTIRYLGGTSGQLNRTNNGYANGYDSAIKILRSDAANAEFISPLALHPTNANIVYVGHGDVKKSTDKGGSVDLEYNAGVSDTFTALNSGLTQTSFLDVSLNNSVIRIFAIGNISDESTLRRSIDDGVNWTTIASPAGVKINSVYAVPNTNVVYATASSYSAGNKVYKSTNNGDTWTNISGDMDNIIMKKIILDPNKNNETIYVATELGLYYTDNSTTSWKKLGTGLPNVIVTDIKVSKNNGNVYIGTFGRGMWVYDDQKYFDNTTPENVYWSDVTSWEGKTLPTTTDDVFIKAGEEVTLDFNGAVAKSVEIADNGFLYIEKNADLTIENNFDSNSANSGVNIYSDATDSGTLIVKGNSTGNITYVRGGLLASKWSLVTPPVAGQAIKDFAEKVDNDIRKNTNTGTDPNRFAIAKYNDANATGEKWEYFDVNVATDVEFEKGAGYSISRNTDGEVNFTGTIQTSSLNVNATHDKWVAVGNPFTAYYPANKGTSGDFVTENTSKLASDAPSVYVWDNNQGKYVSYSDESIEAKVLAPGQGFFIKMKASGTDEMVAFNNQYIGTKSSLTGNSVFNKSSETKPYVKLFISNGQLKVNTDIIFSKEATIGFDAGKDIINFNSSEFDLTTKLLDNSSNKDYTLQSIPSDDYENQVIPLNLKGKANEKITFSALNSNLPDGMKIFLEDKETGNTYELSETKNYTLTLASDTSGFGRFYAHFSTKVLSVATSDVTKIEIYNTNNLLQINGTTGHLKIDLFDINGKRIFNQNQTSNKFSPVDLNGFSRGVYLVKVTSEGKSVSKKIIIN
- a CDS encoding helix-turn-helix transcriptional regulator, with product MSKFFRFFFKLSIFFFSVFFYTQEATEKYLKYLDAANTSVDNSPKIAEKFLDSIPKPLESSINGRIAEYYHLKAVLSSYLSRQAEIYHYNILCLKYAEKEKNYDLAGAASMELFYNMYIVKKDTTALNYLKKSEKYYTIDNNKLGLVDVMQMQAYIKFYNKKYEESNLLILPKLAYYKSIKEDSFYYMYALFILTSNYIYLKDEENVNRYYNHFKELEKDTTISTLLYKIHDVSLNISLTEMCLNNKQLDSVSFYLAKVDRMHSAMNNSDKENHFKNYVAYFDALNDEKSKNNYLDSLKFLHENLIKENIDASFSINESFLESTKILEAETAKKDVNRNWIIFLVSLLVGILTFVIVKYKSVKKMLLDLSKRTNEYSFLQNNHDKLKLKVKGLENYIAELKKEIKTISSITNIDDQKSRIKELHKEIHHSSSVLLDKGEDHLDLINNLNVEFFNQILTKHPELNSSEVIICYYLFMGFKNKEIGAFINTSVRSVESKRYRITNKLGIKEKGVKLVDYLTETFKQTSNFV